A section of the Pseudomonas prosekii genome encodes:
- a CDS encoding class I SAM-dependent methyltransferase, whose product MTQNIYDDPEFFQGYSQMGRSLGGLDAAPEWPALQSLLPPMQGLKVVDLGCGYGWFSRWASEQGAHRVLGLDVSEKMLEQARNTTSAVNIQYARADLEHLDLAEGSFDLAYSSLALHYIKDLAGLFAKVYAALKPGSRFVFSIEHPIFMAPRNPGWLIDSEGRKRWPLDSYQLEGERVTNWLAEGVIKQHRTVGTLLNTLIAAGFTIRHVNEWGPSDAQVAAQPALAEELERPMMMLVAVER is encoded by the coding sequence ATGACGCAAAACATTTACGACGATCCGGAGTTTTTCCAGGGTTACAGCCAGATGGGCCGTTCGCTGGGTGGTTTGGATGCAGCGCCGGAATGGCCGGCGCTGCAATCCTTGTTGCCGCCGATGCAAGGTCTGAAAGTTGTCGATCTTGGCTGCGGTTATGGCTGGTTCAGTCGGTGGGCCAGTGAGCAAGGAGCGCACCGCGTGCTCGGTCTCGATGTGTCGGAGAAGATGCTGGAGCAGGCGCGCAACACAACATCCGCCGTCAACATTCAATACGCCCGCGCCGACCTTGAGCACCTCGATTTGGCCGAGGGCAGTTTTGATTTGGCCTACAGTTCGCTGGCGCTGCATTACATCAAGGATCTTGCGGGACTTTTCGCCAAGGTTTATGCGGCGTTGAAGCCTGGCTCACGGTTTGTATTTTCCATCGAACATCCGATTTTCATGGCGCCGCGCAATCCGGGTTGGTTGATTGATAGCGAAGGTCGCAAGCGCTGGCCGCTGGACAGCTACCAGCTCGAAGGTGAGCGCGTGACGAATTGGCTGGCGGAAGGTGTGATCAAGCAACACCGCACGGTCGGAACGTTGCTGAACACGTTGATCGCAGCGGGGTTCACGATTCGGCATGTCAATGAATGGGGGCCGAGCGATGCGCAAGTGGCGGCACAACCGGCGCTGGCAGAAGAGCTTGAACGGCCGATGATGATGTTGGTGGCCGTCGAGCGCTGA